In the Oncorhynchus keta strain PuntledgeMale-10-30-2019 chromosome 32, Oket_V2, whole genome shotgun sequence genome, GCCCTGTTCAAATCTACTGTCCAGACCCCCTCTACCACAGAGTCTCCCGGTTCACAGTGCACAGCCTTCCGCATTAAGATATAACTTTCTAGTACATCCACACACATACGTGTCACACAACACATAATACATCCACCCTCCTGTTTGACGGAGACATCTACTGAGATGATCAAATAGCATGATACTGTATTTGTATAAATTGTGACCGATCATTGATTGGCAGGTTGTAACATCTAAAATTAACACTGGTGTCGTCGTCCAGATTTTTAGAAAAGAAAACCATTTGTAATCGTGGCGAACTACATAGATGCATGTCTCATAACCGACCAATGTGAGGCAGTCTGATTTGTTCATTTATTGTTTTAATCAAATTTGGTGGGGGGATATCACATGGTTCACTTTTACAACTGTTCAAATAGTTCACATTGAACACCCCTCTTGGAATCATGAGATGTTTTGTGCTGGTTGGAgtctttccccccccccccaaccaatGGTCTCACTATGACCTGATGCACAAACCCATGAAGATAATTGTACTGTGAACTACAGGCAACAGTGGTTCTTGTACTGGACATAATATAAAGTTTGATTTCAGAATGACTTGTACACATGCTTGTATTCCGTTGTGGTATTTGGTTTGCCATTCTCCTTTTTGTGGCATTCAGGTTGTTCTATGCTTATGTGACTGTTATTTTACTCTATTGCTTTTTGAGCAGCTCAGAGAAGTTATGCTAATTTGCTCAATTTATGTTCAACTGTCTGTAAATTGCTTTTTACAGCTGCCTTTTATGTCAGTCATGAAGATATGGTAGTGAGGTCAGATCTATGTACAAGTTAATTACTGCCAATAAATATGTTGCTTTATAAAGACGTGTCCAtattgatgtgtgtgtatataaatcaTTGGTTCATATCCTTATTTCTCAATAGAATTTAGATCATTTTGCATTAGTGTCTTTGTTTGTCTGCTAGACCGGGCTTCACAAAACCTTTTGGGGCCGGAGATCCCTTTTGTGATAGCAAATTCATCAGGGACCCCCTCATAAACAGATTACAACGCGAGTGCAATTTAAAAAGGGTTTTCAGGGGTTTTTACATGGTTTGCACAGCAGACAAAGTCCCAGACCCTGGGAAGGAGCATTTAAAATACCCTGCTCTTGGCATTTGAGAGAAAATGTAGCTGTTTTAATTTTGTCATGGGCAGACATGTTTTGTTGTTCCAGCTTTAAAGCTATTCTGTAATTCTACACGTTTTGCCATGAGGCAGAGAGCAAGCTGCTGTTTTAAAGCTTCCATTTGGGAATAGTATTGAGTTTAAAAATGTATAAATGGTGGCGTACTGTGAATACCAATATCCCTGAGCCTCCCTTGGCCCATGTTGCCCAGGGCTAAGGACATACATTGTAAATAAATACTATTACATAGTGCTCTATTACATACTTTACATTTATTCCACGGATCCTTTGACAAAAAGTCGTATAATCTGTTAGTAAtattactttaaaaaaatgtaatgttaaatatATATGTTGATCTGGCAACGGAACCCTGCAGTACACCTGGACCCCATTTTGAGAACCCCTGTGATACACAGCTAGAGCCTCCAAAAAGTAGGATCGACATTTTTGGTGGGGGGATTTGTATTAAGCATATTTAGACTACAACCAATCCATTTCTACTTCCTGTGTGAAAGGTCGCAAAGAAGATGGCGCCGTCCAAGAAGAAACATGCCAACCAGGCTTGTGTTATTCCAGGAGGTTTTACAGGTAACCATTGTTAAAAAATAACACACGTAAACGGAGaatgtgatttaaaaaatataattttgGGTTTGTTAGTTCGATCATGATCTCATTCTGTTCCAACCACACTGGCTTGCTTCGAGCTAGCTAACTCCACAACGTATGTCGAACACTCAATTTAAGCTTGCTTCAAGACCAAACTTTGTAAGCACATGAGTCTTGAGGTTGTTTGTGTTTAACGATTAAAATCGCTCAACTTGATGTCTGTATATTATTTGGACTACATCATGTAGTTTAAGCAAATATTGTCTACTATGTTTTACTCTCAGGCTGAAGCCATTAGTAACTTGTGCGTCTCCCTGGAGTTGGAGACAATGTATTAGGGCCTGCCTAGACAGATGTTTCTGTTTTGACTGTATTCTGACTGAACTACTCTTCTCAGTGCTTTCTCTACAGTTCAGTACTGACAGTGTTGCCCAGCACAAAATATGTGTAAAAGAGCACCGGGTGCGAGCAGAGAAAACCACACAAAGACCCCTCGACAGAACACTGTTTGTCCTTAACATTCCCCCATATTGCTCTGAGGTACGTTTATGTTGTAAAGACTGTCAATTACCAATCAGTGTGCATGTGATTGTTGTACTATTAGCAAGTCAACAGAAAAATGAAATGTTTGTGCTACAGCTGTCTGTGGCTTAAATAAGGTATAAATGTACTAATCTCTTTCTGCTGTCTTTCAGGGTGTGATAAAGGAGCTCTTCTCTCAGTTTGGTCCTGTTCAGTCTGTGGAGCTGAGAGAGAAGCCAGGGTCCTTTGAGCACTCAGGACCCAAGCTGGCCAAGTATTTCACACCAGCACAAAAACAGGTATGCCCTGAATCCGGACAACGAAGCTCAGTGTTTAGATCAGATTGATTATTGAAGTGCCTATGGACACCTTTTCAGTATTGAGCCTTTTCTGTTTCCATTCCCTAAAGGGGTTCAGAGTGGGTTACATCGTGTTTCAGAAGGCCATCAGTATTACAGCAGTGAAGTCCCATCCCCATGATGTCCCATTGGTTGTTTCCACAGAGCAGCGACCTGTGTGGACAGGTCTACAGAGTAAGTGAGCTTTAAAGTGTTCTTCTAGATGCTTGGTCTTTTCTAAATATCGGCAGAATGTATAAAATTGGAAAGATATTTCACCCAGatttaatacagtatttaacatgcctTTCACTTCTGTCTTGCTTTTATTTCTTTGCCTTTAGAATGGATTCATCAGTACAAGCAGTCATTTGCTCAGCCAGACAAACTACAGGAGGCAGTTGACACCTTCATGCAGGATTATGATAAGAGAAAAGAAGAGGTCAAATTCTCCCCCTGTATCTCAATCTCAACTCATTTTGGTATTTCTGTTAacattttttttcttacccagGAGGCAGAGCGACAAAAGGAGGAGGCTGAGGAGCagctggaggatgaggagggctgGGTAAAAGTTACCAGGGTTAAAAGTGGGACCAAGACCCGCCCCCACAGTGAGGTATCCAATCAGAAAGCTCTGCAGAAGGAGAGCAGAAAAAGGAAGCGGAAGGAGCTCATGAACTTCTACACCTGGcagcacagaaacacacagaaagaACGTAAGTTATGGTTCTAGTCATTTGATCACAACAGAAGCACAATGTGTGGTGAAATCCTTTTATTCTTTAGTGCAAAACTTTTGTTCAGTCATTCTGTCTTCACTGCTAACTCTGTCCCTATTACTCAGTCACTCTGCATTTTGAAAAGGGTTATTCTCTCTTTCAGACATCGCTGAACTGAGGAAAAAGTTTGAAGAGGACAAACAGCGAATTGCTTTGCTAAGAGCACAGAGGAAGTTCCGACCTTACTGAATCAAGTTTCTTCTGAGATTCTCCCCACCTTCCTGTTTTTTAAACCACCTAACCACACCATTGATGTCAATAAATATCAATTTATTCTGTTTGTATAGTTCTTGTTTGTCACTGATACAGTAATGTATGGAGTCTAAGTTTGTTTGGTATTTGATTCAAAAGTTGTGAATCATTACCTTAAGATCACTTCATGTTTTCCAACAGACACCCTTGTATTCTGCTATTTCTGGGGCTGTAGGATAGGAGGCGTTAATATTTATTTTCAGGTGTAGCGCTATGTATTCAGTTTACGTGACCTTTAACAAAGTGTCAAAGGCAAACTGGCAGCATAATACATGTGATGTACATTTGGAATGCACATGGCAGGTGAAGGTATTTAATGGTAGTTGAAATAAAATACCAATTATAAATAAGTGTTCATAGAGGTGCTTTATTGGGCTTGTTCAACCTGTAGGCCAGTCTCATCGTTTCTCGTTTCCagttccacatcattttcttCCACTTAACTCATCGACCATgaagagaacaggaggaaaaACAGGATGGAGGTGACAGAGTACATTTACACCTGAAATGCTGAGGGCCGCCAGCAAGAGAAAACGTTAGTCAGTTTTATTCCACTCACACAGCAGCTGTGGGGTAAGTTGAGACATTTTGGGTATGAAGATGTAATTTCATGGAGTCTGAAgaaagaaaccacatggaaaaaagACGTAAGCAAGTTATGACGCTTGGATCTAAACTAAAATAGATCATTAaagattgttctatacatcagttggaGTCTATAAGCTCAAATACGTGGTCCTAAGCCTGGCATGAAAGTGCATCGTTGTTGTGTGGGTTAATATAGTAAAAATGTTTGCCTTGGAGTAAGTTGAGCCAAAGGCAAGTGAGAAAATGTAAGAGTTCTTCCCAGgcataatgcaaggcattatcgCTGGTATATGTTAAAAGTGTAAAAAAGTACGTTAGGTGTTAAGCCTGTGTTGAAATATGCTTAAATTGATTAAAAGACTAAAAGAGCGATTGTGTTTGTGAAAAATATACAGGATTTTAAAAAGATGGTAATATTTAATCCAGTACAGAAATGTGTAGGTGGCTCAACTACTCGGGGTCAAGCTATGTTTTAAACTCACGCTTAAATTAATTcagattatttccagggatacacatcCTGAAATAagtagatatctttgttagaaagaatactacatttcccatgaCAGAGTGATGTtgaatctaaaaaaaaaaatggctcaacttaccccactctcccctatttAGAATGTGCTTACCTATATTCAGATCACTAGGATTCCCTTACTGTTCTGACCCAACAAAACAGGACCAAATGAGACTAACTGGGTGACTCGATCTGACCCAGACTCCCTCCTCGCCCTCTCACCATCAGGTGCTGGATGGAAGAGGATGAGACAGCATGACTATTGGATGAAATAACCCAATTCACAGTGTTAGGGTGAATGTAgaacatagagacctgaaacactcaCAGGTGATGGAGCAATGTTGTCTACACTCTTCCTCCTCTGTGCAGATTTCCACCCAGCAGTAAAAGTACACCTGAGAGACAAGATTCAGTAATCAGTGTTTTTccctaaccctggtcctccagtaccccaacagtacacatttccATTGTAGTCCTGGACAAAACAcctcattcaactcattgagggcttgatgattagttgaatcaggtgtgcttgtcagGGCTACAAtgaaaatgtgtactgttgggtcATCGATGatcagggttgggaaacactgtagCAGATGGAGGACCAAGAGATCTTTGTTTTGACAATATATACCAAACAAAAATAATAACATGCAataatttcaacaattttacagttcataaggaaatgagtcaattgaaataaataaattaggccctaatctatggatttcatatgattgggcaggggcgcagccatgggtgggcctgggaggacataggcccAAACACTTGggaaccaggcccagccaatcagaattcgttTTTCCCCACAGaagagctttattacagacagaaatactcctcaatttcatcagctgtccggg is a window encoding:
- the LOC118365489 gene encoding ribosomal RNA-processing protein 7 homolog A isoform X1, whose protein sequence is MAPSKKKHANQACVIPGGFTVLSLQFSTDSVAQHKICVKEHRVRAEKTTQRPLDRTLFVLNIPPYCSEGVIKELFSQFGPVQSVELREKPGSFEHSGPKLAKYFTPAQKQGFRVGYIVFQKAISITAVKSHPHDVPLVVSTEQRPVWTGLQKWIHQYKQSFAQPDKLQEAVDTFMQDYDKRKEEEAERQKEEAEEQLEDEEGWVKVTRVKSGTKTRPHSEVSNQKALQKESRKRKRKELMNFYTWQHRNTQKEHIAELRKKFEEDKQRIALLRAQRKFRPY
- the LOC118365489 gene encoding ribosomal RNA-processing protein 7 homolog A isoform X2 codes for the protein MAPSKKKHANQACVIPGGFTVLSLQFSTDSVAQHKICVKEHRVRAEKTTQRPLDRTLFVLNIPPYCSEGVIKELFSQFGPVQSVELREKPGSFEHSGPKLAKYFTPAQKQKAISITAVKSHPHDVPLVVSTEQRPVWTGLQKWIHQYKQSFAQPDKLQEAVDTFMQDYDKRKEEEAERQKEEAEEQLEDEEGWVKVTRVKSGTKTRPHSEVSNQKALQKESRKRKRKELMNFYTWQHRNTQKEHIAELRKKFEEDKQRIALLRAQRKFRPY